Proteins co-encoded in one Halorussus vallis genomic window:
- a CDS encoding sulfatase — protein MPDRPNVLLLVFDTLRADALTCYEGAFPVKTPTFDRVADRGTVFENAFAVGPWTPPSHGTLFSGLYPPETGFEGAWPTMPESVPLLAEWFADRGYRTYGIPGPAKMGSATGLDRGFEEYYEVYEEVAERPSPAFFRQLVTDPLVRNDFLRLLRRGNDYYTEIKFDRLRDWLGGSAEPFFAMANVTTVHAPYDPPRPYKRAATPELSRPAVPLVEELLDSPGRFDHDDVDDDRLFAAADGAGSVSIAMRYFEDRESLSATELDALKAWYAASLAYLDDRLDAFFEWFEREGLLEDTVVVLTSDHGELFGEHGGLYHGNFLYDELTRVPFVVAGPGVPAGERRDDLVSHVDVFATLCDLCDLDAPETRGHSLFGDERRDAVFAAEAPSDLADREAAAEVSAATRREFELGRKSVRTEEYRFELRSDGSERLYELPGETVVDDPDPAVVEDLRDRLVSTLGAEFDGAGGDGDADYSEGVERNLRQLGYLE, from the coding sequence ATGCCCGACCGCCCGAACGTCCTGCTTCTCGTCTTCGACACACTCCGCGCCGACGCGCTCACCTGTTACGAAGGGGCGTTCCCCGTGAAGACGCCGACCTTCGACCGGGTGGCCGACCGCGGGACCGTCTTCGAGAACGCCTTCGCGGTCGGCCCGTGGACGCCGCCCTCCCACGGAACCCTGTTCTCCGGGCTCTACCCGCCCGAAACCGGATTCGAGGGCGCGTGGCCGACCATGCCCGAGTCGGTCCCGCTGCTCGCGGAGTGGTTCGCCGACCGCGGCTACCGAACCTACGGCATCCCCGGCCCGGCCAAGATGGGTTCGGCGACCGGACTCGACCGCGGCTTCGAGGAGTACTACGAGGTGTACGAGGAAGTGGCCGAGCGGCCGTCGCCGGCGTTCTTCCGGCAACTGGTGACCGACCCGCTCGTCAGGAACGACTTCCTGCGACTCCTCCGGCGGGGCAACGACTACTACACCGAAATCAAGTTCGACCGCCTGCGCGACTGGCTCGGCGGTTCCGCCGAGCCCTTCTTCGCGATGGCGAACGTGACGACCGTCCACGCGCCCTACGACCCGCCGCGGCCGTACAAGCGGGCCGCGACGCCCGAACTCTCCCGACCCGCGGTTCCGCTGGTCGAGGAGTTGCTCGACTCACCGGGGCGATTCGACCACGACGACGTGGACGACGACCGACTGTTCGCGGCGGCCGACGGGGCCGGGTCGGTCAGTATCGCCATGCGGTACTTCGAGGACCGCGAATCGCTCTCGGCCACCGAACTCGACGCGCTCAAGGCGTGGTACGCGGCGTCGCTCGCGTACCTCGACGATAGACTCGACGCCTTCTTCGAGTGGTTCGAGCGCGAGGGACTGCTGGAGGACACCGTCGTCGTCCTCACCTCGGACCACGGGGAACTCTTTGGCGAACACGGCGGACTCTACCACGGCAACTTCCTCTACGACGAACTGACGCGCGTCCCGTTCGTCGTCGCCGGTCCGGGCGTCCCCGCCGGCGAGCGCCGCGACGACCTCGTCTCTCACGTCGACGTGTTCGCGACGCTCTGTGACCTCTGCGACCTCGACGCACCGGAGACGCGCGGGCACTCACTGTTCGGCGACGAGCGCCGCGACGCCGTCTTCGCCGCGGAAGCGCCTTCGGACCTCGCCGACCGGGAGGCCGCCGCCGAGGTGTCGGCCGCCACGCGCCGGGAGTTCGAACTCGGCCGGAAGTCGGTCCGCACCGAGGAGTACCGGTTCGAACTGCGGTCGGACGGGAGCGAACGCCTCTACGAACTCCCCGGCGAGACGGTCGTGGACGACCCCGACCCGGCGGTGGTCGAGGACCTCCGCGACCGCCTCGTCTCGACGCTCGGCGCGGAGTTCGACGGCGCCGGCGGCGACGGCGACGCCGATTACAGCGAGGGGGTCGAGCGGAACCTCCGCCAACTGGGATACCTCGAATAG